In a single window of the Falco rusticolus isolate bFalRus1 chromosome 11, bFalRus1.pri, whole genome shotgun sequence genome:
- the SOAT1 gene encoding sterol O-acyltransferase 1, whose protein sequence is MAGEDCVRKRQSGSNTTCKTPENEETQRRPETERSFQSSSNGRVDVDHVITRKMQLIAEAEQLKPAFMKEVDSHFTEFVNSLVAKSALLDSSSSASLFPASCAEKELHKAKTLRAPPEHGKIFTARRSLLDELFEVSHIRTIYHMFIALLIVFILSTLLVDFIDEGRLVLGFDLLVFVFGKFPVVFCTWLCMFCATVIIPYNLFVWWAQGYCSSSHRVIHTLFYGMLFTLFQTAGLGFGPTYVAVSYALPPASRFIVILEQVRLVMKAYSFIRENVPRVLSSVKDKSSTVPIPRISQYLYFLFAPTLIYRDKYPRNPMIRWGYVATKFAQVLGSLFYAYYIFVRLCIPLFHNSSQETFNLRGLVLCIFNSILPGVLILFLVFFAFLHCWLNAFAEMLRFADRMFYKDWWNSTSYANYYRTWNVVVHDWLYYYAYRDFLWFFGKKFKAAAMLSVFAVSAAVHEYVLSVCFGYFYPVLFCLFMCFGMVFNFILNDSRKGPIWNVIMWTSLFLGQGVIICLYSQEWYARQYCPMENLTFLDYLKPRSWSCHMKM, encoded by the exons ATGGCAGGTGAAGACTGTGTAAGAAAACGCCAGTCTGGCTCCAATACAACCTGCAAGACCCCTGAGAATGAAGAAACACAGAGGAGACCTGAGACTGAGAGATCATTTCAAAGCTCAAGCAATG GCCGGGTTGATGTTGACCATGTGATAACAAGGAAAATGCAGCTAATAGCAGAAGCTGAG CAATTGAAGCCAGCTTTCATGAAGGAAGTGGACAGTCACTTCACAGAGTTTGTGAACAGTTTAGTGGCTAAATCAGCACTCCTGGACTCCTCATCTTCAgcctccctcttcccagcttCCTGTGCAGAGAAGGAACTGCACAAAGCCAA GACCTTGAGGGCTCCTCCAGAACATGGGAAGATCTTTACTGCCCGCAGGTCCCTCTTGGA TGAGCTGTTTGAAGTGAGTCACATCAGGACGATCTACCACATGTTCATCGCTCTTCTCATTGTCTTCATCCTCAGCACACTTTTAGTAGACTTCATTGATGAAGGAAG GCTGGTCCTGGGATTTGATCTCTTGGTCTTTGTTTTTGGAAAGTTCCCGGTTGTCTTCTGTACTTGGCTGTGCATGTTCTGTGCCACAGTTATCATTCCCTACAACCTTTTTGTCTGGTGGGCCCAAGGCTATTGCAGTTCTTCTCATCGCGTAATCCACACTCTCTTCTATGGGATGTTGTTCACACTGTTCCAAACAGCTGGGCTTGGATTTGGACCAACCTATGTTGCTGTATCATATGCCCTGCCCCCGGCTTCCCGTTTTATTGTAATACTGGAACAG GTTCGTCTTGTTATGAAGGCTTATTCCTTCATCCGGGAGAACGTACCCAGAGTCCTGTCCTCTGTAAAGGACAAGTCCA gCACAGTACCTATTCCCAGAATTTCTCAGTACCTGTACTTCCTCTTTGCTCCCACCCTCATCTACAGAGACAAGTATCCCAG GAATCCCATGATAAGATGGGGCTATGTGGCTACCAAATTTGCACAG gtgctTGGTTCACTTTTCTATGCCTACTACATTTTCGTGAGACTCTGCATTCCTCTGTTTCACAACAGCAGTCAAGAAACCTTCAATCTTCGAGGGCTGGTCCTCTGCATCTTCAACTCCATTCTGCCAG GTGTACTGATTCTattcctggttttctttgcGTTCCTTCACTGTTGGCTCAACGCATTTGCTGAGATGCTGCGCTTTGCAGACAGGATGTTCTACAAG GACTGGTGGAATTCCACTTCCTATGCAAACTACTACCGAACCTGGAATGTGGTAGTACACGACTGGCTTTATTACTATGCCTACAGGGACTTCCTTTGG TTTTTTGGTAAGAAgttcaaagcagcagctatgCTGTCTGTCTTTGCAGTATCAGCTGCTGTGCATGAATATGTTCTGAGCGTCTGCTTTGGCTACTTCTATCCGGTTCTCTTCTGCCTGTTTATGTGCTTTGGAA TGGTCTTCAACTTCATCCTTAATGACAGTCGGAAAGGGCCCATCTGGAATGTGATCATGTGGACTTCCCTCTTCCTGGGCCAAGGTGTCATCATTTGCCTCTATAGCCAGGAGTGGTATGCCCGCCAGTATTGTCCTATGGAAAAT CTTACGTTCCTGGACTACTTAAAACCACGCTCATGGTCATGTCATATGAAGATGTGA